The Mobula hypostoma chromosome 5, sMobHyp1.1, whole genome shotgun sequence region CAATTATTATAAGCATTATAACTGAGCAAATATAAGTATACTGGTATGAAAGAGTTTTAAGGTAAATAATGGGTATGCCTGGCACAATTGTTAACCCATTTGTAGGTGGTCCTCTCTGGAGTGACCTCTGACACTGCCATCTAGTGTTGATTTTACATTGCCATTGCTTCAACAAAGCCACTTCGGAATCTTAACTGTCAGCATATAAAAGCTGTAAAAGTCTACTGTAGTGATAACTAGCAAGTGGGTTCATAGACTTGAATTGATTCAGAGCGGTTATTACTTTTACAAGGGAATAATCGGTGTCATGTTTTATCTGTGATATTCACCTGGTAATGGCAAAGGCGATTTAAAATTTTGCTCAATCAATCGTTAAATTTTTTCAGCAAGTCTgcttctttcaaaaaaaaaacaccgaCAGCAACTTAGAAATATTTAGAATTATTGCGGAAAGTCGAAGTAGTTACATCAAGTTCCTTCCTGAGAGTAGCCACGGGACGGATCAAAGCTTCAGCAATTGAGTGCATGTGGTGTTTATGTTGATCTGCCGTCTTGTTGATCTGCCGTCTTGTTTATCAGCCGGTTTTAAAACAAATTATATAACAGCTGCCACCGCGTCTTAAAATCAATGTGTATCTACAAGGTGTATTGCGCATTTTTTTcctatttaaattttttttccagtttgtgTTTGCAAAGGAGATTGAGAGAGAAATAGGGGAGTAAGAAGAGAAATTTGATATTTTGGACGAGAAAATGCCCGGCATACATTTAACGCCAAATTCGGTACATTATGGTTTAAATCTTTGACGTCAAACCAGGGCGAGTAATCGCTGAGAAACTGGAGGAAATGAATCTGTTTCTAAACGTAATTATAAAATTATTGTAAATTAAATGAAGTTCAAAGTGCTTAAAAATCTACTGGGACAGTTATTTTATCAAAGCAGATCTTCTTTTCAAAGAAAGGTTTTGCACTGTGCCACACAACAAAGCTTGTCGTGACAACAATTACCAAAGTTTTAATTAGGCTCTTGTCATCGTTCGCGTTATTAATTTGTTGAATCTCCCAACATCAATTATTTAGAGtgctttgcaattacatttgtaAGAAAGATATGGCgctacaaattttaaaaaaagaaaatatcagCGCTTACTCGgatcagagagatattctgtgGATTCAGTACTATAATTATAACTAGAAAACAATGAATTTAGTTATTAATAGTTATATGTCCTACGTATGTTTTGCAATATTACAAAATTTAAGTCCATCTTGCATATGCAAAGCATTTTCAATTAAAAATAATTATGATATGCAGTCGTATTAAACTCCCAGGAAATTACTCTATCATAAAAATATTGTGCTTTACTCGGGAATtatgccaattgtctattttaaATTCAAGAGCTAATAGTATTAAAAACAATTTAATGGCATAACAAACGCTCACGTGACCACATCAGCGGCTAATCTGCAATTGAAGGGAATTGTTTGAACAGTAATGTAAAATAAGGTTTCTTCAGGCAGCGTCCAGGGTTTCTGATATAAACATTGGTTACTTTGCAGTTCTGGTGCGTTTAGCTTGTTGGAACAGTAGAGAAATTAGCCAAGGTATCAGACATGGAGAAAATCAATAGGATCACGGCAGTGAATGTCCATTATTCATTTATGATGGTTTAATATAAGTTGAAAACAATTGCCGAACAAGTATTACATGCGAATTCCACAATTCTCACGTTATTCCTTGTGGGTTGTGACCTGTTGTTATTTGCAACTTTCTCTATGCTTACTGAAACATAGAGCAGTTTCTGCAGGAATACATTTCTTTACACCCCGCGGAAAGGCAAGATCACAACATTTAGAAGTTGATCTCATCGTATCCGCGGAGAAGAAACTTCAGATTTCACAAAGCGTTCTGTTCTGGTTTTTTGTGAAGGTGGCATATTGCTTAGAATAAAATTAAGGCATGAAGTATTTTTTTCAACTGCATCATAATTAAACAGAAAATGCGTTTATTTTCGGTTTATAATAAATAGGGGGAAAGTATTATATATTATTAATGGTGCGTTTTCGTTTAATTTTGGCTTGATACTATGTCTATCATGATTATAAAATGATTATGTAGAGTTATGAGGTCTTAGTATTGTAAAAGATTAGGGGTGGGGGCGGGCTAAAGAGATGCGATTTAATTGTATAAATGCACGATAGCTACGCGCTTATTACATTTTCCCTGTTATTCACAAATAATGATTGCAACACAATTGCGTTGCCAGAAGTGGACTCATAGTGCGCTTCGGAGACTTCATATCCAACATTTGCATTTTCAAACAGCCGTCCCATGAAGGTCAGCGGCATTCGTATTTATTATAGTGCGCTCGTCTCGTCTATTTTAGTGGCAAAAAAAATTATCAGAACCCAAAAGGTAACCTAAAACGGCTCCAGCTGAGACCCAAACTGAAAAGTGTTTCACTAGCGCAGTAGGTGGCATCACAAACGTGCTTAATAATGTCCCTATACGCTGCAAGCGTGACGACAGGAAACGTAGAACACTGTGGCTTAAAGTACGCAGGGCCTTTCACTCTTCGTTGATTACAAATGCAAAACTCGGGTGTCCCAGTTTGGAGACTAAGCTAAAAAATAAATCTTGTCAACTTCTGGAAACGATTTCCGTATGGAAATATTGGTTCAATACATAATTCGGAAATTCaaacaaaaattaatttaaactgCCCCAAATTTCGACTGTTTGCTGGTTCCCCCTTGCTGATTTGATATACTGTCGAGATTTATCAATGGACATCAAAATTAGGGGGTTACTTCTTGTTAGATCAATGTTTTAAGACGATGTATTCAACCTTTTGGTTTTCATTTCATCTGAGTTCAGGTTTTACCGAAATTAAGCAAAGAAATATACACCTATAAACAGACAACTGTTTCCcttgtttttttctttattagTAAATGTGCGAAGACACATCTCCCTGTTGTATTTGGCTTAcagaaataatttaaataaataagtaaataaattttaaaaaacacaattcaGGAGAAAGCTTGGCAAATATACATTGGACAGGGATTGACTTAAAGTGAGACATTTCTATGTATGATGCACACGTGGCTGCGGTTTGTAAACACACATGTGCGCAAAttataaagttatttacaataaacaCCTATGTACAATTATAAACAGGGTCGGAATGTTGTGTCTAGTGAAAACAGGCAGTTAACAGTGAAATCACACTATCCACAAGGTCTATCAAGCTACTCTATAGTGTTCATTTCAGTTCCAATGCATAGAATGTTTGCGCTGCAAACGGATAATGTAACATTTTTTGTATCGAATCCATAGGCGCCAAATTCGGTATCCATCCTCAGGCTCATGCAGTTATTTTGCCTCTGCGCACGTATTTTAGATGCCCATAAAGGAGATATTCCTACCCAAAACAGAATCAATAATTTAGTGTGAATATTTTATGCGCAAACTTTTGGTAGTCCTGTATCAAGCTTCGATGCAAGCATCGCTTGGAATTTTGATCGTAAACCATAATACACTAACATGTTTTCCAACCAGTTACAATATACTAAATTCTGCAACAAATTTTAGTGCAATTACCAAAACGGAGTGCCGACAGCTAACGCCCGTAACATTTCACGAAAAAGGTGATTTGCTCAGCATGCAGACCTTTGGAAACGATTATCACTGTAAAATGTCAATTGTGTGATTATTTTtgtatctttttctctttttttaagaATCCAAAATAAATAGTAATGACGCTATAACTTGATCTGAATAAATACTGTTTCAAACAGCAAGTCAAGTCAGATTATCCACATTGCACGCCTGTGCCGTTGTTTCCCGTGAATGAATGCTGTACTTGGGGAAACTATATTCTTATAGTGCCCTTAACTTATACTCGAATGTAAAGAGTCACAAGACCGTTATCGCTGCAGTTGTCAGATCTGCCTGAGGTTGTTTTACATACATTGTATTTAGCTGAAGCAATTGCCTTATGAGGGTCAGAGAGACAATCTCAAAATGCATCAGATTCGCTGGGCTGAAGAGTAACCAAAATGCGTGGTGTGGTAAATGTAAACGAGTAAAAATGAAACGAATTACAGCTTCAACAAAATACTGTAAAGACGGAGTGAAATAACACTGTAGTGACTGAACAACAATCAACTTCCCTTCAGATGTTGCCTTCTTAACAAGATAGGGGTCAAGCTGACTCGTATCCCGCAGTTTTATCTAGCAATTGGGCGATCTGATTTACCTGTGATTTGCATACTTCGCCAATAACGTGAAAAAAATAACATAAACATCACGGTGTCTCGAAAACCGGCGATTTTGGCATGGTCGTCGTTAAACGCGTTTCTGCCTTTGCAAACCTCCGCTCGCTCTGCTACACACAGTCCTGGACCCAAGTCTCGAGTCAATGGGGAGGGACAACTGTTCCTTGGGCGACCCTCCCTCAGCAATTGTCCGCTGCTAAACTAAGTCAGCCAAGCAAAGGGTTATCCCCCCCACTGCCGCTTGCGGCTAGTGGTTGGCAGAAAATTTCATTCGTTTCTGCTTCTGTCTTTGATTGCAAAACCATACCCTCACCACGTTCTTTTTCAGGTCCAGTTTCTCGGCGATGGCCGCGATCTTTTCAGAGGACGGACGAGGCTGCACGGCGAAGTAAGCCTCCAAGGAGCGCTTCTCCGGGGCAGCGATCGATGTCCTTTTGCGCTTCTTCTCGCCACCGTTGAAGAGGTcgggcttgctgagtttctcacGGTGGGCACCCTCCGCCTCCTCCAGCCAAGCCTGCAGGATGGGCTTGAGCGCGATCATGTTGTTATGGGACAGGGTCAGCGACTCGAACCTGCAGATGGTGCTCTGGCTGAGTGAACCCACACCCGGGATCTTCAGGTTGGCCAGGGCTGAGCCCACGTCGGCCTGGGTCACGCCCAGCTTGATCCGCCTCTGCTTGAAGCGCTCGGCAAAGGCTTCCAGCTCCCGCGGGTCAGCGTCCACGTCGTTGAGGGCTGGCATGCCCGGGGCAACGCCGTGAGCCGCCAGCCCGTGAGGGTGCGGGGTCATGTTCAGGGCGCTCTGATGGTGCGGGTGATgatgtgggtgatgggggtgcgGGCTGCTGAGATGACCCAGGCCGTGCATGTGCGCCGGGTGAGAGTGAGACGAGGTGGGGACCACCCCTCCTTCTCCGCTGCCGGCTCCGGCCCCAGCCATGGCCCCGGCTAAGCTCAGCGACGAGGTGCTCAGATGGTCGAGAAGTTCTCCCGGGTCCAGCGTCTGGTGAGgctggtggtggtgatggtggtggtggtgatggtgcgAGGACAAAGCGGACGGGTGCGGCAGCGGCGCGGTCGAGGTAGTAGTGCATGGCACACTGTTCATGGTGTGGTACGTGGCATCCGGCTTGAAAGGGTGGCTCTTGCCCTGGGACACGGCGATATCCACggctgccagagc contains the following coding sequences:
- the pou4f1 gene encoding POU domain, class 4, transcription factor 1, encoding MMSMNSKQPAFGMHHTLPEHKYTSLHSSSEAIRRACLPAPPQLQSNIFASLDETLLARAEALAAVDIAVSQGKSHPFKPDATYHTMNSVPCTTTSTAPLPHPSALSSHHHHHHHHHHQPHQTLDPGELLDHLSTSSLSLAGAMAGAGAGSGEGGVVPTSSHSHPAHMHGLGHLSSPHPHHPHHHPHHQSALNMTPHPHGLAAHGVAPGMPALNDVDADPRELEAFAERFKQRRIKLGVTQADVGSALANLKIPGVGSLSQSTICRFESLTLSHNNMIALKPILQAWLEEAEGAHREKLSKPDLFNGGEKKRKRTSIAAPEKRSLEAYFAVQPRPSSEKIAAIAEKLDLKKNVVRVWFCNQRQKQKRMKFSANH